In Nasonia vitripennis strain AsymCx chromosome 2, Nvit_psr_1.1, whole genome shotgun sequence, a genomic segment contains:
- the LOC100115550 gene encoding atrophin-1 isoform X1: MTLIPQPFNADPVAESWEEGCPRRSAPHDGRTRRPRRPQPRSESLVAIPTSPKILLSKPKMHIEVQLALNFVISYLYNKLPRRRVNIFGEELEKALKDKFKGHWYPEKPFKGSAFRCLKTGDPIDPVLERAAKESGVPIQDILENLPAELAVWVDPGEVSYRIGETSPVKILYSESADPHDESSADREVTKTFNPEAQCFRPIESVGSSLSGLSLSPKSTSPFPSSMASSASNGSGAPAQSASAAQAAGAAQACPPGQQNGHGSGSSSAPSPTPISSSFKGSPSPVPAFIPRTQAPLTFTTATFAQTKFGSTKLKTSSKRANRSRMSPTEFSNYIKQRVMQQQIHHHHHQQQHQQQQQPPHQQPGGQGPQTPGGLPVSQSSPNSRSLSPGLAAVNGHQSHAAAVAAAAAAAAASDPSAYFYQAPPPPVYHPQFPHRNIFDSNDSPHNGYLAAAAACAAASASDLLGQGAKFPYMDPRQWSTYGGMPATAGGATSQSAASAGLGPIGSAASATAAAPTGSSATSQQQQQQAADKSALVDGLNNFGLGSVTPYPASNYQHLLVAN; encoded by the exons ATGACACTAATCCCTCAGCC ATTCAACGCCGACCCGGTAGCCGAGAGCTGGGAAGAGGGCTGCCCAAGGAGAAGCGCCCCCCACGACGGCCGAACGCGCCGTCCACGTCGCCCGCAGCCGAGAAGCGAATCGCTCGTAGCGATCCCCACCAGCCCGAAAATTCTCCTCTCCAAGCCCAAGATGCACATAGAGGTGCAGCTGGCGCTGAACTTTGTCATATCCTACCTGTATAACAAGCTGCCGAGGCGGCGGGTCAACATCTTCGGCGAGGAGCTCGAGAAGGCCCTGAAGGACAAGTTCAAGGGCCACTGGTACCCGGAGAAGCCGTTCAAGGGCTCGGCTTTCCGATGCCTCAAGACCGGCGACCCGATCGACCCGGTCCTCGAGCGCGCGGCCAAGGAGTCCGGCGTGCCCATCCAGGACATCCTCGAGAACCTGCCCGCCGAGCTAGCCGTCTGGGTTGATCCGGGCGAGGTGAGCTACCGCATCGGCGAGACCAGCCCGGTCAAGATCCTCTACTCCGAGAGCGCCGACCCGCACGACGAGTCCTCGGCCGACCGCGAGGTCACCAAGACCTTTAACCCCGAGGCCCAGTGCTTCCGGCCCATCGAGTCCGTCGGCAGCTCGCTCAGCGGGCTCAGCCTCAGCCCCAAGTCGACCTCGCCCTTCCCCAGCTCCATGGCCAGCAGCGCGAGCAACGGCTCCGGCGCCCCGGCCCAGTCGGCCTCCGCCGCCCAGGCAGCCGGGGCCGCCCAGGCTTGCCCCCCGGGCCAGCAGAACGGCCACGGCTCCGGCTCCTCCTCGGCGCCCTCGCCCACGCCGATCAGCAGCTCCTTCAAGGGCTCGCCCAGTCCCGTGCCGGCCTTCATCCCCAGGACCCAGGCTCCGCTCACCTTCACCACCGCCACCTTCGCCCAGACCAAGTTCGGCAGCACCAAGCTCAAGACCTCCAGCAAGCGGGCTAACA GATCTAGGATGTCGCCCACCGAGTTCTCCAACTACATAAAGCAGCGCGTCATGCAGCAGCAGATCcaccaccatcaccaccagcagcagcaccagcagcagcagcagccgccgcacCAGCAGCCGGGCGGCCAGGGCCCGCAGACCCCGGGCGGCCTGCCCGTCTCCCAGAGCTCGCCCAACAGCCGCAGCCTCTCGCCCGGCCTCGCCGCCGTCAACGGCCACCAGTCGCACGCGGCCGCCGTGGCCGccgcagcagccgccgccgccgccagcgACCCCAGCGCCTACTTCTACCAGGCGCCGCCGCCCCCGGTCTACCACCCGCAGTTCCCGCACCGCAACATCTTCGACTCGAACGACAGCCCGCACAACGGCTACCTCGCGGCGGCCGCCGCCTGCGCCGCGGCCTCCGCCAGCGACCTCCTCGGCCAGGGCGCCAAGTTCCCCTACATGGACCCCCGCCAGTGGAGCACTTACGGCGGCATGCCCGCGACTGCCGGTGGCGCCACCTCGCAGAGCGCCGCCAGCGCCGGATTGGGCCCGATCGGCTCCGCCGCCAGCGCCACCGCCGCGGCCCCGACCGGCTCCAGCGCCAcctcccagcagcagcagcagcaggcagcCGACAAGTCCGCCCTCGTCGACGGCCTCAACAACTTCGGGCTGGGCTCGGTGACGCCCTATCCCGCCAGCAACTACCAGCACCTGCTTGTCGCCAATTAA
- the LOC100115550 gene encoding atrophin-1 isoform X2: MTLIPQPFNADPVAESWEEGCPRRSAPHDGRTRRPRRPQPRSESLVAIPTSPKILLSKPKMHIEVQLALNFVISYLYNKLPRRRVNIFGEELEKALKDKFKGHWYPEKPFKGSAFRCLKTGDPIDPVLERAAKESGVPIQDILENLPAELAVWVDPGEVSYRIGETSPVKILYSESADPHDESSADREVTKTFNPEAQCFRPIESVGSSLSGLSLSPKSTSPFPSSMASSASNGSGAPAQSASAAQAAGAAQACPPGQQNGHGSGSSSAPSPTPISSSFKGSPSPVPAFIPRTQAPLTFTTATFAQTKFGSTKLKTSSKRANRMSPTEFSNYIKQRVMQQQIHHHHHQQQHQQQQQPPHQQPGGQGPQTPGGLPVSQSSPNSRSLSPGLAAVNGHQSHAAAVAAAAAAAAASDPSAYFYQAPPPPVYHPQFPHRNIFDSNDSPHNGYLAAAAACAAASASDLLGQGAKFPYMDPRQWSTYGGMPATAGGATSQSAASAGLGPIGSAASATAAAPTGSSATSQQQQQQAADKSALVDGLNNFGLGSVTPYPASNYQHLLVAN; encoded by the exons ATGACACTAATCCCTCAGCC ATTCAACGCCGACCCGGTAGCCGAGAGCTGGGAAGAGGGCTGCCCAAGGAGAAGCGCCCCCCACGACGGCCGAACGCGCCGTCCACGTCGCCCGCAGCCGAGAAGCGAATCGCTCGTAGCGATCCCCACCAGCCCGAAAATTCTCCTCTCCAAGCCCAAGATGCACATAGAGGTGCAGCTGGCGCTGAACTTTGTCATATCCTACCTGTATAACAAGCTGCCGAGGCGGCGGGTCAACATCTTCGGCGAGGAGCTCGAGAAGGCCCTGAAGGACAAGTTCAAGGGCCACTGGTACCCGGAGAAGCCGTTCAAGGGCTCGGCTTTCCGATGCCTCAAGACCGGCGACCCGATCGACCCGGTCCTCGAGCGCGCGGCCAAGGAGTCCGGCGTGCCCATCCAGGACATCCTCGAGAACCTGCCCGCCGAGCTAGCCGTCTGGGTTGATCCGGGCGAGGTGAGCTACCGCATCGGCGAGACCAGCCCGGTCAAGATCCTCTACTCCGAGAGCGCCGACCCGCACGACGAGTCCTCGGCCGACCGCGAGGTCACCAAGACCTTTAACCCCGAGGCCCAGTGCTTCCGGCCCATCGAGTCCGTCGGCAGCTCGCTCAGCGGGCTCAGCCTCAGCCCCAAGTCGACCTCGCCCTTCCCCAGCTCCATGGCCAGCAGCGCGAGCAACGGCTCCGGCGCCCCGGCCCAGTCGGCCTCCGCCGCCCAGGCAGCCGGGGCCGCCCAGGCTTGCCCCCCGGGCCAGCAGAACGGCCACGGCTCCGGCTCCTCCTCGGCGCCCTCGCCCACGCCGATCAGCAGCTCCTTCAAGGGCTCGCCCAGTCCCGTGCCGGCCTTCATCCCCAGGACCCAGGCTCCGCTCACCTTCACCACCGCCACCTTCGCCCAGACCAAGTTCGGCAGCACCAAGCTCAAGACCTCCAGCAAGCGGGCTAACAG GATGTCGCCCACCGAGTTCTCCAACTACATAAAGCAGCGCGTCATGCAGCAGCAGATCcaccaccatcaccaccagcagcagcaccagcagcagcagcagccgccgcacCAGCAGCCGGGCGGCCAGGGCCCGCAGACCCCGGGCGGCCTGCCCGTCTCCCAGAGCTCGCCCAACAGCCGCAGCCTCTCGCCCGGCCTCGCCGCCGTCAACGGCCACCAGTCGCACGCGGCCGCCGTGGCCGccgcagcagccgccgccgccgccagcgACCCCAGCGCCTACTTCTACCAGGCGCCGCCGCCCCCGGTCTACCACCCGCAGTTCCCGCACCGCAACATCTTCGACTCGAACGACAGCCCGCACAACGGCTACCTCGCGGCGGCCGCCGCCTGCGCCGCGGCCTCCGCCAGCGACCTCCTCGGCCAGGGCGCCAAGTTCCCCTACATGGACCCCCGCCAGTGGAGCACTTACGGCGGCATGCCCGCGACTGCCGGTGGCGCCACCTCGCAGAGCGCCGCCAGCGCCGGATTGGGCCCGATCGGCTCCGCCGCCAGCGCCACCGCCGCGGCCCCGACCGGCTCCAGCGCCAcctcccagcagcagcagcagcaggcagcCGACAAGTCCGCCCTCGTCGACGGCCTCAACAACTTCGGGCTGGGCTCGGTGACGCCCTATCCCGCCAGCAACTACCAGCACCTGCTTGTCGCCAATTAA